CACCTCTGATAGAAATTGTCTCAGAGCCCGATATGCGCAGCGCCGCCGAAGCGGTTGCCTACCTGAAAAAAATCCACAGTATCGTCACCTATCTGGGCATCTCCGATGGAGATATGTCTCAAGGCTCTCTCCGCTGTGATGCCAACGTCTCTGTGCGATTAAAGGGAGAGGAAAAGCTGGGCACTCGCACCGAGCTTAAAAACATCAACTCCTTCCGCTTTGTTGAGCGAGCTATCAAAGTTGAAGCCGAGCGTCAGATCGATATTCTCGAAGATGGTGGCAGCATAGTGCAGGAAACCCGACTGTACGACGCGGATAAAAATGAAACCCGCTCCATGCGCAGTAAAGAAGTTGCCAATGACTATCGCTATTTCCCCTGCCCAGACCTACTACCCGTAGTACTCACCGATAACTATGTCGTGCAACTGCGTGAACTACTTCCTGAGCTGCCCGATGCCAAAGCCGAGCGCTTCCAGTCAGAGTACGGCTTATCTGCCTACGACGCTGACCAACTCACTCAGGAGCGCGCCAGCGCCGACTACTTTGAAACAGTATGCAAATCCTGCGGAGAACCAAAACTCACCGCTAACTGGATTACCGGTGAGTTAGCCGCACTGCTGAATCGTCAGGAAATCTCTATACAGGATTCCCCGGTTAGCGCCCAGCAACTCGCCGGCTTAATCATGCGTATCAAAGACAACACCATCTCCAGCAAGATTGCCAAACAGGTTTTTGAAGCTATGGCACAGGGAGAGGGTAGTGCGGATGAGGTTATCGAAAAGCGTGGTCTCAAGCAGGTATCTGATACCGGCGCCATAGAAGAGATGGTAGAGGCAGTTATTGCTGCAAGCAGCGTACAAGTAGATAACTACTGCAAAGCCGACGAATCCAAGCGGCCCAAGATGATGGGCTATTTTGTCGGCCAAATCATGAAAGCCTCGAAGGGTCAGGCGAATCCACAGATGATCAACAAGATCCTCAAGGATAAGCTCGACGCTCTCCTTTAAACCTTTTTAACCTGCGGCCAGGTTCAATCTACCTGGCTTCTTTCACTTAACTAAGGAAAAGATTTTGAGCCTAAAAAAAGACAAACAAAAAGTCCTCGGTGAAGTATTTGACGAGGAGCGAATTGCCGGTTTTCTGGTGGGGGAAGCACCAAAAAATACCAACCGGGATTTCCATTTACTTGAACGCGCCTACCGCAGTATGAAAGCGGAGAGTTTTGCCACTTTTGTACAACTATTTCTCGCCGAAGGTCATGACCTCAACAGTATGGATCCGGATGGAAAAACCTTATTAACCCGCATTAGTGAACACCGCCAGAGCAGCGAGTACATAGAAATACTAAAAGCCGCCGGTGCTAAACACTGATTGGCCGCCGCGCACCTGCGAGAGGTAACTTTATGACTTCAAATCCAGTCCATGGTATTGACGCGCTAATGCGCGGCGCCCGCCTATTAACCAAGCGTGAACTACGCCCCTTTATCCTGGTCCCCCTGCTGATCAACCTAGTGTTATTTATCGTGATCAGCGGCATCATGATTACCCAACTCGGCGGTCTCAGTGAGTTTATCAGCAGTCTGCTGTCACACACCCCAGTGGACACTACCAATATGTCCTGGTGGGAAGCCGTGATGGCCAAAGGTGCCGCCTGGACCGCCAGCGTTTTTCGTTGGCTCGCCTGGATCATTGCAATTCTGGTGTTGTTTTTATTTTTCCTCGCCTATGGCTATTTGTTTGGGATAATCACCAATATTATTGCGGCCCCTTTTAATGGCCTCCTGGCCGAGAAAGTTGAAGAACTTCTCACCGGTAAAGCACCTCCTGCTGAACCAATGATACAGATGGTATGGCGCACACTGGGACGGGAACTGCGCAAGTTAGGTTATTTTATTTTCTGGGGAGTGATCATTTTTCTGATATCCACAGTAACCAGCTGGACCATAATTATCCCTGCCGTATTAGCTGCAGTTTGGGGTGCCTGGTGTATGGCAATACAATACGTTGACTACCCTCTCGATAACCACCAGCGTCCTTTTGACGAACTAAAGAGCGTACTACGCAGGCGCAAACTAACCAGCCTCGCCTTTGGTGGAAGCGTAATGCTGGCCAAGATGGTGCCCATTTTGAATATCTTCGTAATGCCTGCGGCAGTGGCAGGGGGTACCGCACTCTGGGTAGAGCGACTGCGCAGGGAGGGAGATCCTGGCACAAACTCTCACCAATACCCAGCCTAGATAGAAACAAGGTAATTGTCTGTCTCTTGATCTCTAGATGAATGCTTCTTTGACTC
The DNA window shown above is from Microbulbifer variabilis and carries:
- a CDS encoding PA4642 family protein, translated to MSLKKDKQKVLGEVFDEERIAGFLVGEAPKNTNRDFHLLERAYRSMKAESFATFVQLFLAEGHDLNSMDPDGKTLLTRISEHRQSSEYIEILKAAGAKH
- the gatB gene encoding Asp-tRNA(Asn)/Glu-tRNA(Gln) amidotransferase subunit GatB; the encoded protein is MKWEIVIGLEIHVQLSTQSKLFSGASTRFGAAPNSQACAVDLAMPGTLPVPNEEAFRYAVMFGLAMNADIGKRSVFERKNYFYPDLPKGYQTTQLEQPIVGAGEVEIHLEDGSSKKVRLHHAHLEEDAGKSLHEDFHGMSGIDLNRAGTPLIEIVSEPDMRSAAEAVAYLKKIHSIVTYLGISDGDMSQGSLRCDANVSVRLKGEEKLGTRTELKNINSFRFVERAIKVEAERQIDILEDGGSIVQETRLYDADKNETRSMRSKEVANDYRYFPCPDLLPVVLTDNYVVQLRELLPELPDAKAERFQSEYGLSAYDADQLTQERASADYFETVCKSCGEPKLTANWITGELAALLNRQEISIQDSPVSAQQLAGLIMRIKDNTISSKIAKQVFEAMAQGEGSADEVIEKRGLKQVSDTGAIEEMVEAVIAASSVQVDNYCKADESKRPKMMGYFVGQIMKASKGQANPQMINKILKDKLDALL
- the cysZ gene encoding sulfate transporter CysZ, with protein sequence MTSNPVHGIDALMRGARLLTKRELRPFILVPLLINLVLFIVISGIMITQLGGLSEFISSLLSHTPVDTTNMSWWEAVMAKGAAWTASVFRWLAWIIAILVLFLFFLAYGYLFGIITNIIAAPFNGLLAEKVEELLTGKAPPAEPMIQMVWRTLGRELRKLGYFIFWGVIIFLISTVTSWTIIIPAVLAAVWGAWCMAIQYVDYPLDNHQRPFDELKSVLRRRKLTSLAFGGSVMLAKMVPILNIFVMPAAVAGGTALWVERLRREGDPGTNSHQYPA